A genomic stretch from Thauera sp. GDN1 includes:
- a CDS encoding ACT domain-containing protein, translating into MKTSLILTLVGPDRPGLVSAISARASQCGANWMESRLTQLAGQFAGVVRLEVDDAAFDTLEAALRGLESEGLRVAIARGGEPAAADVRRVCLDLVGHDRPGIVREISTVLARHGVSIKALETACESASMSGEVLFRARAELSVPLAADLARIGADLEALANELMVDLALDETPVAGATA; encoded by the coding sequence ATGAAGACATCCCTGATTCTCACCCTCGTCGGGCCGGATCGGCCCGGTCTGGTCAGCGCGATTTCCGCGCGCGCAAGCCAGTGTGGCGCCAACTGGATGGAGAGCCGCCTGACCCAGCTGGCTGGCCAGTTCGCCGGCGTGGTGCGGCTAGAGGTCGACGACGCGGCTTTCGATACGCTGGAGGCCGCGCTGCGCGGGCTGGAGTCCGAAGGCTTGCGCGTGGCGATCGCGCGTGGTGGCGAGCCGGCGGCCGCCGATGTGCGGCGGGTGTGCCTCGATCTGGTGGGCCACGACCGGCCGGGGATCGTGCGCGAGATCTCGACCGTCCTGGCCCGTCACGGGGTCAGCATCAAGGCGCTGGAGACGGCGTGCGAGAGCGCGTCGATGAGCGGCGAGGTCCTGTTCAGGGCGCGCGCCGAGCTGTCGGTGCCGCTTGCCGCCGATCTGGCGCGCATCGGCGCCGACCTGGAAGCGCTGGCCAACGAGCTGATGGTCGATCTGGCGCTGGACGAGACGCCGGTGGCGGGGGCGACGGCCTGA
- a CDS encoding 3-hydroxyacyl-CoA dehydrogenase, giving the protein MQIENGVFVVTGGGSGLGAATARMLVEAGAKVVLADVNREAGEALAAELGAAAVFALTDVTDADSGKAAIDLAVSRFGRLSGLVNCAGVAPAEKIVGREAPHRLESFARTVSINLIGTFNMLRLAADVMSKAEPDAGGERGVIVNTASVAAFDGQIGQAGYASSKAGVVGLTLPVARELARYGIRVMAIAPGIMETPMLMGMPQDVQDALGKMVPFPSRLGKPAEFAGLVRHIVENPYLNGEVIRLDGAIRMAAK; this is encoded by the coding sequence ATGCAGATCGAGAATGGTGTTTTCGTGGTGACGGGTGGTGGCTCGGGGTTGGGCGCAGCCACCGCGCGCATGTTGGTCGAGGCGGGGGCCAAGGTCGTGCTCGCCGACGTCAATCGTGAGGCTGGCGAGGCGCTGGCGGCCGAGCTCGGCGCGGCGGCCGTGTTTGCGCTTACCGACGTCACCGATGCCGACAGCGGCAAGGCGGCGATCGACCTGGCCGTGAGCCGTTTCGGCCGTCTGAGCGGTCTGGTCAACTGCGCCGGCGTCGCGCCGGCGGAGAAGATCGTCGGCCGCGAGGCGCCGCACCGGCTGGAGAGCTTTGCGCGTACCGTGTCGATCAACCTGATCGGCACCTTCAACATGCTGCGCCTGGCCGCCGACGTGATGAGCAAGGCCGAGCCGGATGCTGGCGGCGAGCGCGGCGTGATCGTCAACACCGCCTCGGTCGCGGCCTTCGACGGCCAGATCGGCCAGGCCGGCTACGCCTCGTCCAAGGCCGGTGTGGTCGGGCTGACGCTGCCGGTGGCGCGCGAGCTGGCGCGCTACGGCATCCGCGTGATGGCGATCGCGCCCGGGATCATGGAAACGCCGATGCTGATGGGCATGCCGCAGGACGTGCAGGATGCACTCGGTAAGATGGTTCCCTTCCCCTCGCGCCTGGGCAAGCCGGCCGAGTTCGCCGGCCTGGTCCGCCACATCGTCGAGAACCCCTACCTGAACGGCGAGGTGATCCGCCTCGACGGCGCGATCCGGATGGCCGCCAAGTAA